One window of the Anolis sagrei isolate rAnoSag1 chromosome 5, rAnoSag1.mat, whole genome shotgun sequence genome contains the following:
- the PHETA2 gene encoding sesquipedalian-2, whose product MKLNERSVAHYATCNSPVDHTGFLCKRVERHHHHHHTTSYHRRWFILKGNLLFYFEDRESREPLGLIVLEGCTVELCEAAEEFAFAICFDGTGGKAYVLVADCQAAMEAWVKALSRASFDYMRLVVKELEKQLEEARKSLVTCHKLPKKATSARKRHLSNPAMVPVKEHPVILENGSSTWDSACTFPDVVSLDHDGGHLKPPPLPPRRKPTSSNVSGSFTPGLASPGQESPVSPETTCFSKLHDWYGQEIAEVRKEWLESPKRGERW is encoded by the coding sequence ATGAAGCTGAATGAACGTAGCGTGGCACATTATGCCACATGTAACTCTCCAGTAGACCATACTGGCTTTCTGTGCAAGCGAGTGGAgcgccaccatcaccaccatcacaccACTTCCTACCATCGCCGCTGGTTCATCCTGAAGGGCAACTTGCTATTCTATTTTGAGGACCGGGAGAGCCGGGAGCCACTGGGTCTAATTGTGCTCGAGGGTTGCACTGTGGAGCTGTGTGAGGCTGCCGAGGAATTTGCCTTTGCCATTTGCTTTGATGGCACTGGGGGCAAGGCTTATGTGTTGGTTGCTGATTGCCAAGCGGCTATGGAGGCATGGGTGAAGGCACTGTCTCGGGCCAGCTTCGATTACATGAGGCTAGTAGTTAAGGAACTTGAAAAACAACTGGAGGAGGCCCGGAAGAGTTTAGTCACCTGCCACAAATTACCCAAGAAAGCCACCTCTGCGCGCAAGAGACATCTCTCCAATCCTGCCATGGTACCAGTCAAGGAGCACCCTGTCATCTTAGAGAATGGGTCTTCCACATGGGATAGTGCCTGCACTTTTCCAGACGTTGTCTCTTTGGACCACGATGGGGGACATTTAAAACCTCCTCCTTTACCTCCGCGTCGAAAACCCACAAGCAGCAACGTGAGTGGAAGCTTCACTCCTGGTCTTGCTTCTCCGGGACAAGAAAGTCCTGTGTCCCCCGAGACAACGTGTTTCTCAAAATTGCATGATTGGTATGGCCAGGAGATTGCAGAGGTGAGAAAGGAATGGTTGGAGAGTCCAAAGAGAGGAGAAAGGTGGTAA